The following nucleotide sequence is from Mucilaginibacter sp. cycad4.
TTCGCGCTTTCTGTCGATCAGAATCCTGTTATAGTTTTCCGTTGGCTTCAGATAATCATCTGTCAGCAAGCAAACATGCATGGTGTTGTTATCTTCAGATGAATAAACAACGTAGGCTTTCCCGTCAGTATCCTTAAAAAGTGTCATGTCTCTCAGCATTTGGTTGTTTGGTTTGATGCTGCCCAGGTACGTGTATGGCCCTTCGGGCGAATCACTCTCCGCAACACCAGCCTTTGAATCCTGGTAATCATTTTTGTCATTATGAAACCACATCACAAATTTTTTTGTCTTCTCATTGTAAAGCACCTTCGGCCTTTCAATTACCCTGCCGGTATCCAAATCGCCCAATTGGTCACCTGTCACAGATTTCAGTGCTGTTCCGAGATTTTTCCAATGTTTCAAATCTGTAGACGAATAACAAGATACCCCTCCTGCGGGAACCCGGTAATCTTCCCAGTTTTGCCCGGGGACAAGCCAGGTTTTGCCTTTTTTAATTTCCCCAAACAGGTAATATACCTTATTGTAATAAAGTACCCCGGCTCCATGGGCATTAATGACGTTTCCATCGGTATCCTTAAAATCTCCGCCCGAAACAATATTTTGTGAATGCACCCGATTATTGAAAAATATGGATAAGATCAGGATCAGTACTGTATACTTCATATATTTTGTTTGCTATTTTAACAAGTAGGTTATTATAGTAAGGCTTTATGGGCCAGGCTTATGAATAAGGTTTAAAAATAGGTAAAAAAGGTGGCTGCAATTGGTTCGATGTACCTCAAAAAATTCACTTTCGAAGAATTGCAACACCGAACCGCATTCATCAGTGAACTTTACTCTTTTATATATTTGATTAACAGCTAATTATAGATAAAAAAGAAGAACAAGCGACCGATTTACCGTGCTTGCCCATTGTGGCTCCTGAGGCTCGGCAATTCTCGAACCAATTCATCGAAAAATTAAGAAAAATCGGAAATTTAGGTATGGAGTTTAATGATTTCTAAATTCTACACCTATTTCCCTTGCATTTCGTCAAAAGCCCCCTTTTACTTTCAAAAACTTTTAAGGTGACAATAATTTCTATTTTTTGTTGCACAATGTGAGGGATACAGGGCCGGTTAAAATATCTTTCTATAACTATCAGCAATAATTTATGCGAGCGCTGCTTCTAATTGCTGTATTCTTAAACGCTGTACTTTTATTTAATTTTGACTACGGCTTTGCCTTGGCGCGGCCGCTTTCTACATATCACTTTAACCACATTAATTTATTAATCAATAGTCGGCATTTCGCTGGTCAATTGCCGTACTAATCTTAGGTGGAATTACTTATACAATTTTACACAGCAGTTTCAACGGCGGAAAATCAGTGATTGGGCATCAATTTTCAGTTCAGGGGCGGAAAGATAAGCTGAATTCTGTAAAACAAATAACTACATAGGCTTTTAAAGAGGCTGAACCAAATTCTTTTAAACATGGAAGCGCTTGAGGATATTATTTAAATGTCAATAAAAACGAACAAATAATCAATTATCCAATGTCATTTAATTGCTTATCCAATATCATTTCCTGACCCCATGTTGCCATATGTATTAATAAAGGCCTGACGCTTTTCCCAAGCTCGGTTAAAGAATATTCTACGCGGGGTGGGATTTCTTTGAATTGCCTGCGATTGATCAATCCATCCACTTCCAGCTCTTTTAGTTGTTCGCTTAATACTTTTCTGGATATAGATGGCATCCGTACGGCTATTTCACCAAAGCGCCTGGTATGGTCCGATAGATGAAAAAGAATGATCGGCTTCCATCTCCCACCTATCAAAGTTATCGTAGCCGTTACCGGGCAAGGGTTATTTTCCACTTTATTTTCCATTAGTCACATTTAGGTTACCACTATTTTCCATTGTTACCAAAAGGTAACAGTTACTTTTTGATACCATCATTAGTAACTTTGTGTAACAAAAATAAATATTAAATATAAATTCAACAAATTATGATTTTAGTAACAGGTGCGACAGGGCATTTAGGAAATGCGGCAATCCAATCACTTTTAGAAAAAGGTGTTCCGGCTAATGAAATTACCGCTTTGGTAAGAGATGAAAACAAAGCAACTAATTTGAAGGATCGGGGTGTTCAGATAAAAATCGGGAATTACAATGACTACCATTCGCTTAAAGATGCATTACACGGAGTAGATAAACTCTTTCTGATCTCTTCCAACGATGTGACGGCTGATACGCTTTTGCAGCATAAGAATGTCATCAACGCCGCTAAGGAAAATGGTGTTCAGCACATCGTTTATATAAGTCAGGAAATTAAGGATGATGAGATAACAGCTATTCCATTCGTCATTCAGATTCATAGGGCTACGGCTGAGTATATCAAAGAGACCGGGGTTGTTTACACCATATTTAACGACTCGCTTTACGCAGATTCCATAGGAAAGTTTTCCGGGGAAACATTTTTGGAAAACGGTATTTTCTTTCCCGCTGGTGACGGAAAGGTCCCTTTTGTTCCAAGAACCGATATTGGGGAAGCTGCAGCAGTAGTGCTAACCACTCCCGGACATGATCATATGACCTACGCGATCACCGCTAATACCGCTTATTCATTTGAAGATATATCAGTCATGCTATCCGCTATCACCGGTAAGGAGGTTAAGTATCTTAAACCTGACCTTGATACTTACAGCCATGCGCTTATAAATGCCGGTGTTCCGAAAGAGGTTGTTGGATTCTTAGGCGCGTTTGCTACTGCCATAAAAAATGGTGAATTCGATACGAACCGCAGTCATCTTGAAATTTTATTGGGAAGAAAACCAATGGA
It contains:
- a CDS encoding helix-turn-helix domain-containing protein, producing MENKVENNPCPVTATITLIGGRWKPIILFHLSDHTRRFGEIAVRMPSISRKVLSEQLKELEVDGLINRRQFKEIPPRVEYSLTELGKSVRPLLIHMATWGQEMILDKQLNDIG
- a CDS encoding SDR family oxidoreductase; amino-acid sequence: MILVTGATGHLGNAAIQSLLEKGVPANEITALVRDENKATNLKDRGVQIKIGNYNDYHSLKDALHGVDKLFLISSNDVTADTLLQHKNVINAAKENGVQHIVYISQEIKDDEITAIPFVIQIHRATAEYIKETGVVYTIFNDSLYADSIGKFSGETFLENGIFFPAGDGKVPFVPRTDIGEAAAVVLTTPGHDHMTYAITANTAYSFEDISVMLSAITGKEVKYLKPDLDTYSHALINAGVPKEVVGFLGAFATAIKNGEFDTNRSHLEILLGRKPMELKEFLKITYGK
- a CDS encoding glycoside hydrolase family 43 protein produces the protein MKYTVLILILSIFFNNRVHSQNIVSGGDFKDTDGNVINAHGAGVLYYNKVYYLFGEIKKGKTWLVPGQNWEDYRVPAGGVSCYSSTDLKHWKNLGTALKSVTGDQLGDLDTGRVIERPKVLYNEKTKKFVMWFHNDKNDYQDSKAGVAESDSPEGPYTYLGSIKPNNQMLRDMTLFKDTDGKAYVVYSSEDNNTMHVCLLTDDYLKPTENYNRILIDRKRESPALFKNKDKYFLITSGCSGWSPNAASYATADSIMGPWKEIGNPCSGTNAEQTFFAQGNYVLPVNGKPSNFIFMGDLWNKLDLEKSGYLWIPFEVTDGEVKINN